From Parasteatoda tepidariorum isolate YZ-2023 chromosome 1, CAS_Ptep_4.0, whole genome shotgun sequence, one genomic window encodes:
- the LOC107445000 gene encoding CCR4-NOT transcription complex subunit 4 isoform X2, whose translation MSVHDDQNLECPLCMEPFEMDDFNFFPCTCGYQICRFCWHRIRTDENGLCPACRKQYPEDPADFKPLTVEEWQKIKNEKRQKDQLKKQKMSESRKHLANVRVVQKNLVFVVGLPARLADPEVLKKFDYFGKFGKIHKVVVNQSTTYAGSQGPSASAYVTYCRPEDALRAIKSVNNIQVDGRTLKASLGTTKYCSHFLKNQQCPKTDCMYLHELGDEAASFTKEDMQQGKHQEYEKKLQDQILGSNNRKQTVSPTPQISTSSAKESWPCTVQNVKESRTRTKDSSQSQKTEGKSNRFKNKHTSEGQKSKKGKSKSSESVQSVSKTSTKDESSAQRKSQKNKHKESTSAQSSGHSPVKRLERGSSPCERTSDVSDMNHKNAQTTFVHITDQSKPVSASIKIARSESPVLPPSPISSSSSSLFTPFGSLSSNFLSSSSPSPPPSNSNPLSFGNMGGSSPNLQEDSSPNETYAAPSMIETKSQSPNHLFSNNIENESLFSHMNYLPASTECNSYNSHLHSEEPSNTDNSDWNSTYSYEESQKQLPEDDLDFDPWNESSKGLADLMAKEAVHNPPTYSEMQTPPGFFQPIKTPVPNQQRISVPPPGFCSRQVPQTNTLNHMAGMYGPSNTDFIPCKLPTRQTLNGCSHYYQQDQSQNPLNISNQFKQQYPPQISRESLMENIRKKSFEERFRSILPEMVYNLNSRNMQKSHNQNGPTWNNQGREFPWLSNEGPLLNSADRSNAQLWMKALQQLTLEENTNQFNGHSSYVNPFALRGQWPTAQCPPPGFVAPNRSPVNTPFQHMQVNQKI comes from the exons ATGTCAGTCCACGATGATCAAAACCTCGAG tGCCCGTTATGCATGGAACCTTTTGAGATGGATGATTTCAACTTCTTCCCTTGCACATGTGGTTATCAG ATCTGCAGATTTTGTTGGCACCGTATTCGAACAGATGAAAATGGATTGTGCCCCGCATGTAGAAAG caATATCCTGAAGATCCTGCAGACTTTAAACCACTCACAGTAGAAGA gtggcaaaaaataaaaaatgaaaaacgacAGAAAGACcaactgaaaaaacaaaaaatgtctgAAAGCAGGAAGCATTTAGCTAAtgttag agttgtacaaaaaaatctagtttttgtTGTTGGCTTACCAGCCAGATTAGCTGATCCagaagtcttaaaaaaattcgattattttggaaaatttggcAAGATTCACAAAGTGGTTGTGAATCAAAGTACAACGTATGCTGGTTCCCAG gGCCCAAGTGCTAGTGCTTATGTAACATATTGTAGGCCAGAAGATGCTCTGAGAGCTATTAAGTCTGTAAATAATATTCAGGTTGATGGAAGAACGTTAAAAGCCTCTCTGGGGACCACTAAATATTGtagtcattttttgaaaaatcaacaaTGTCCGAAAACA gATTGCATGTATTTACATGAACTTGGTGATGAAGCTGCTAGTTTTACAAAAGAAGATATGCAACAGGG taaacATCAAGAATACGAAAAGAAATTACAAGATCAAATACTAGGTTCCAATAATAG aAAGCAAACAGTATCTCCAACACCACAAATTTCCACAAGTTCTGCTAAAGAATCTTGGCCATGTACAGTACAGAATGTTAAAGAATCTCGAACAAGAACAAAAGATTCATCACAAAGTCAAAAAACAGAAGGCAAAAGCAaccgttttaaaaataaacacacgTCAGAAGGACAAAAAAG CAAAAAAGGCAAAAGTAAATCTTCAGAATCTGTCCAAAGTGTGTCAAAAACTTCTACTAAAGATGAAAGTTCAGCACAAAGGAAAAGTCAAAAGAATAAACACAAAGAGTCAACTTCTGCACAATCTTCTGGTCATTCCCCTGTGAAGCGACTGGAAAGGGGGAGTTCTCCGTGTGAAAGAACCTCAGATGTTTCAGATATGAACCATAAAAATGCACAAACCACTTTTGTTCATATAACAGACCAATCAAAACCAGTCTCTGCAAGCATCAAAATAGCTCGCAGCGAAAGTCCAGTATTGCCACCTTCGCCCATATCTTCTTCAAGTTCCTCTCTCTTCACACCTTTTGGGAGCTTATCCAGCAACTTCTTATCCTCCTCGTCTCCCTCACCTCCTCCTAGCAATAGCAATCCACTTTCTTTCGGCAATATGGGTGGAAGTTCTCCAAACCTGCAGGAAGATAGTTCTCCCAATGAAACATATGCTGCCCCATCTATGATTGAAACCAAGAGCCAATCTCCTAATCATCTCTTTAGCAACAATATAGAAAATGAGTCTCTTTTTAGTCATATGAACTACCTACCTGCTTCAACAGAATGCAATTCTTATAATAGCCATCTGCACAGTGAAG AACCTTCTAACACAGATAACTCAGATTGGAATTCAACATACTCCTATGAAGAATCCCAAAAACAACTGCCTGAGGATGATTTAG ATTTTGATCCTTGGAACGAATCTTCTAAAGGTCTAGCTGATTTGATGGCCAAAGAAGCTGTACATAATCCCCCCACATATTCAGAAATGCAAACGCCCCCAGGATTTTTCCAACCCATTAAAACACCGGTGCCAAACCAACAAAGAATATCTGTTCCACCTCCTGGCTTCTGTTCCAGGCAAGTTCCTCAAACAAATACCCTCAACCACATGGCTGGAATGTATGGTCCTTCAAACACAG ATTTTATTCCTTGCAAGCTACCAACTAGACAAACTTTAAATGGTTGCTCCCATTATTATCAGCAAGATCAATCACAAAACCCTCTTAATATTTCAAACCAATTCAAGCAGCAATATCCACCACAAATTTCACGCGAAAGCTTAATG GAAAATATACGAAAGAAAAGTTTCGAAGAACGCTTTCGAAGCATACTTCCAGAAatggtttataatttaaattctagaaatatgcaaaaaagtcATAATCAAAatg GGCCAACTTGGAACAATCAAGGAAGGGAATTTCCATGGCTGTCTAACGAGGGTCCGCTTTTAAATTCTGCTGACA
- the LOC107445000 gene encoding CCR4-NOT transcription complex subunit 4 isoform X3, translating to MSVHDDQNLECPLCMEPFEMDDFNFFPCTCGYQICRFCWHRIRTDENGLCPACRKQYPEDPADFKPLTVEEWQKIKNEKRQKDQLKKQKMSESRKHLANVRVVQKNLVFVVGLPARLADPEVLKKFDYFGKFGKIHKVVVNQSTTYAGSQVTGPSASAYVTYCRPEDALRAIKSVNNIQVDGRTLKASLGTTKYCSHFLKNQQCPKTDCMYLHELGDEAASFTKEDMQQGKHQEYEKKLQDQILGSNNRKQTVSPTPQISTSSAKESWPCTVQNVKESRTRTKDSSQSQKTEGKSNRFKNKHTSEGQKSKKGKSKSSESVQSVSKTSTKDESSAQRKSQKNKHKESTSAQSSGHSPVKRLERGSSPCERTSDVSDMNHKNAQTTFVHITDQSKPVSASIKIARSESPVLPPSPISSSSSSLFTPFGSLSSNFLSSSSPSPPPSNSNPLSFGNMGGSSPNLQEDSSPNETYAAPSMIETKSQSPNHLFSNNIENESLFSHMNYLPASTECNSYNSHLHSEEPSNTDNSDWNSTYSYEESQKQLPEDDLDFDPWNESSKGLADLMAKEAVHNPPTYSEMQTPPGFFQPIKTPVPNQQRISVPPPGFCSRQVPQTNTLNHMAGMYGPSNTDFIPCKLPTRQTLNGCSHYYQQDQSQNPLNISNQFKQQYPPQISRESLMENIRKKSFEERFRSILPEMVYNLNSRNMQKSHNQNGPTWNNQGREFPWLSNEGPLLNSADRSNAQLWMKALQQLTLEENTNQFNGHSSYVNPFALREI from the exons ATGTCAGTCCACGATGATCAAAACCTCGAG tGCCCGTTATGCATGGAACCTTTTGAGATGGATGATTTCAACTTCTTCCCTTGCACATGTGGTTATCAG ATCTGCAGATTTTGTTGGCACCGTATTCGAACAGATGAAAATGGATTGTGCCCCGCATGTAGAAAG caATATCCTGAAGATCCTGCAGACTTTAAACCACTCACAGTAGAAGA gtggcaaaaaataaaaaatgaaaaacgacAGAAAGACcaactgaaaaaacaaaaaatgtctgAAAGCAGGAAGCATTTAGCTAAtgttag agttgtacaaaaaaatctagtttttgtTGTTGGCTTACCAGCCAGATTAGCTGATCCagaagtcttaaaaaaattcgattattttggaaaatttggcAAGATTCACAAAGTGGTTGTGAATCAAAGTACAACGTATGCTGGTTCCCAGGTAACT gGCCCAAGTGCTAGTGCTTATGTAACATATTGTAGGCCAGAAGATGCTCTGAGAGCTATTAAGTCTGTAAATAATATTCAGGTTGATGGAAGAACGTTAAAAGCCTCTCTGGGGACCACTAAATATTGtagtcattttttgaaaaatcaacaaTGTCCGAAAACA gATTGCATGTATTTACATGAACTTGGTGATGAAGCTGCTAGTTTTACAAAAGAAGATATGCAACAGGG taaacATCAAGAATACGAAAAGAAATTACAAGATCAAATACTAGGTTCCAATAATAG aAAGCAAACAGTATCTCCAACACCACAAATTTCCACAAGTTCTGCTAAAGAATCTTGGCCATGTACAGTACAGAATGTTAAAGAATCTCGAACAAGAACAAAAGATTCATCACAAAGTCAAAAAACAGAAGGCAAAAGCAaccgttttaaaaataaacacacgTCAGAAGGACAAAAAAG CAAAAAAGGCAAAAGTAAATCTTCAGAATCTGTCCAAAGTGTGTCAAAAACTTCTACTAAAGATGAAAGTTCAGCACAAAGGAAAAGTCAAAAGAATAAACACAAAGAGTCAACTTCTGCACAATCTTCTGGTCATTCCCCTGTGAAGCGACTGGAAAGGGGGAGTTCTCCGTGTGAAAGAACCTCAGATGTTTCAGATATGAACCATAAAAATGCACAAACCACTTTTGTTCATATAACAGACCAATCAAAACCAGTCTCTGCAAGCATCAAAATAGCTCGCAGCGAAAGTCCAGTATTGCCACCTTCGCCCATATCTTCTTCAAGTTCCTCTCTCTTCACACCTTTTGGGAGCTTATCCAGCAACTTCTTATCCTCCTCGTCTCCCTCACCTCCTCCTAGCAATAGCAATCCACTTTCTTTCGGCAATATGGGTGGAAGTTCTCCAAACCTGCAGGAAGATAGTTCTCCCAATGAAACATATGCTGCCCCATCTATGATTGAAACCAAGAGCCAATCTCCTAATCATCTCTTTAGCAACAATATAGAAAATGAGTCTCTTTTTAGTCATATGAACTACCTACCTGCTTCAACAGAATGCAATTCTTATAATAGCCATCTGCACAGTGAAG AACCTTCTAACACAGATAACTCAGATTGGAATTCAACATACTCCTATGAAGAATCCCAAAAACAACTGCCTGAGGATGATTTAG ATTTTGATCCTTGGAACGAATCTTCTAAAGGTCTAGCTGATTTGATGGCCAAAGAAGCTGTACATAATCCCCCCACATATTCAGAAATGCAAACGCCCCCAGGATTTTTCCAACCCATTAAAACACCGGTGCCAAACCAACAAAGAATATCTGTTCCACCTCCTGGCTTCTGTTCCAGGCAAGTTCCTCAAACAAATACCCTCAACCACATGGCTGGAATGTATGGTCCTTCAAACACAG ATTTTATTCCTTGCAAGCTACCAACTAGACAAACTTTAAATGGTTGCTCCCATTATTATCAGCAAGATCAATCACAAAACCCTCTTAATATTTCAAACCAATTCAAGCAGCAATATCCACCACAAATTTCACGCGAAAGCTTAATG GAAAATATACGAAAGAAAAGTTTCGAAGAACGCTTTCGAAGCATACTTCCAGAAatggtttataatttaaattctagaaatatgcaaaaaagtcATAATCAAAatg GGCCAACTTGGAACAATCAAGGAAGGGAATTTCCATGGCTGTCTAACGAGGGTCCGCTTTTAAATTCTGCTGACA
- the LOC107445000 gene encoding CCR4-NOT transcription complex subunit 4 isoform X1, translated as MSVHDDQNLECPLCMEPFEMDDFNFFPCTCGYQICRFCWHRIRTDENGLCPACRKQYPEDPADFKPLTVEEWQKIKNEKRQKDQLKKQKMSESRKHLANVRVVQKNLVFVVGLPARLADPEVLKKFDYFGKFGKIHKVVVNQSTTYAGSQVTGPSASAYVTYCRPEDALRAIKSVNNIQVDGRTLKASLGTTKYCSHFLKNQQCPKTDCMYLHELGDEAASFTKEDMQQGKHQEYEKKLQDQILGSNNRKQTVSPTPQISTSSAKESWPCTVQNVKESRTRTKDSSQSQKTEGKSNRFKNKHTSEGQKSKKGKSKSSESVQSVSKTSTKDESSAQRKSQKNKHKESTSAQSSGHSPVKRLERGSSPCERTSDVSDMNHKNAQTTFVHITDQSKPVSASIKIARSESPVLPPSPISSSSSSLFTPFGSLSSNFLSSSSPSPPPSNSNPLSFGNMGGSSPNLQEDSSPNETYAAPSMIETKSQSPNHLFSNNIENESLFSHMNYLPASTECNSYNSHLHSEEPSNTDNSDWNSTYSYEESQKQLPEDDLDFDPWNESSKGLADLMAKEAVHNPPTYSEMQTPPGFFQPIKTPVPNQQRISVPPPGFCSRQVPQTNTLNHMAGMYGPSNTDFIPCKLPTRQTLNGCSHYYQQDQSQNPLNISNQFKQQYPPQISRESLMENIRKKSFEERFRSILPEMVYNLNSRNMQKSHNQNGPTWNNQGREFPWLSNEGPLLNSADRSNAQLWMKALQQLTLEENTNQFNGHSSYVNPFALRGQWPTAQCPPPGFVAPNRSPVNTPFQHMQVNQKI; from the exons ATGTCAGTCCACGATGATCAAAACCTCGAG tGCCCGTTATGCATGGAACCTTTTGAGATGGATGATTTCAACTTCTTCCCTTGCACATGTGGTTATCAG ATCTGCAGATTTTGTTGGCACCGTATTCGAACAGATGAAAATGGATTGTGCCCCGCATGTAGAAAG caATATCCTGAAGATCCTGCAGACTTTAAACCACTCACAGTAGAAGA gtggcaaaaaataaaaaatgaaaaacgacAGAAAGACcaactgaaaaaacaaaaaatgtctgAAAGCAGGAAGCATTTAGCTAAtgttag agttgtacaaaaaaatctagtttttgtTGTTGGCTTACCAGCCAGATTAGCTGATCCagaagtcttaaaaaaattcgattattttggaaaatttggcAAGATTCACAAAGTGGTTGTGAATCAAAGTACAACGTATGCTGGTTCCCAGGTAACT gGCCCAAGTGCTAGTGCTTATGTAACATATTGTAGGCCAGAAGATGCTCTGAGAGCTATTAAGTCTGTAAATAATATTCAGGTTGATGGAAGAACGTTAAAAGCCTCTCTGGGGACCACTAAATATTGtagtcattttttgaaaaatcaacaaTGTCCGAAAACA gATTGCATGTATTTACATGAACTTGGTGATGAAGCTGCTAGTTTTACAAAAGAAGATATGCAACAGGG taaacATCAAGAATACGAAAAGAAATTACAAGATCAAATACTAGGTTCCAATAATAG aAAGCAAACAGTATCTCCAACACCACAAATTTCCACAAGTTCTGCTAAAGAATCTTGGCCATGTACAGTACAGAATGTTAAAGAATCTCGAACAAGAACAAAAGATTCATCACAAAGTCAAAAAACAGAAGGCAAAAGCAaccgttttaaaaataaacacacgTCAGAAGGACAAAAAAG CAAAAAAGGCAAAAGTAAATCTTCAGAATCTGTCCAAAGTGTGTCAAAAACTTCTACTAAAGATGAAAGTTCAGCACAAAGGAAAAGTCAAAAGAATAAACACAAAGAGTCAACTTCTGCACAATCTTCTGGTCATTCCCCTGTGAAGCGACTGGAAAGGGGGAGTTCTCCGTGTGAAAGAACCTCAGATGTTTCAGATATGAACCATAAAAATGCACAAACCACTTTTGTTCATATAACAGACCAATCAAAACCAGTCTCTGCAAGCATCAAAATAGCTCGCAGCGAAAGTCCAGTATTGCCACCTTCGCCCATATCTTCTTCAAGTTCCTCTCTCTTCACACCTTTTGGGAGCTTATCCAGCAACTTCTTATCCTCCTCGTCTCCCTCACCTCCTCCTAGCAATAGCAATCCACTTTCTTTCGGCAATATGGGTGGAAGTTCTCCAAACCTGCAGGAAGATAGTTCTCCCAATGAAACATATGCTGCCCCATCTATGATTGAAACCAAGAGCCAATCTCCTAATCATCTCTTTAGCAACAATATAGAAAATGAGTCTCTTTTTAGTCATATGAACTACCTACCTGCTTCAACAGAATGCAATTCTTATAATAGCCATCTGCACAGTGAAG AACCTTCTAACACAGATAACTCAGATTGGAATTCAACATACTCCTATGAAGAATCCCAAAAACAACTGCCTGAGGATGATTTAG ATTTTGATCCTTGGAACGAATCTTCTAAAGGTCTAGCTGATTTGATGGCCAAAGAAGCTGTACATAATCCCCCCACATATTCAGAAATGCAAACGCCCCCAGGATTTTTCCAACCCATTAAAACACCGGTGCCAAACCAACAAAGAATATCTGTTCCACCTCCTGGCTTCTGTTCCAGGCAAGTTCCTCAAACAAATACCCTCAACCACATGGCTGGAATGTATGGTCCTTCAAACACAG ATTTTATTCCTTGCAAGCTACCAACTAGACAAACTTTAAATGGTTGCTCCCATTATTATCAGCAAGATCAATCACAAAACCCTCTTAATATTTCAAACCAATTCAAGCAGCAATATCCACCACAAATTTCACGCGAAAGCTTAATG GAAAATATACGAAAGAAAAGTTTCGAAGAACGCTTTCGAAGCATACTTCCAGAAatggtttataatttaaattctagaaatatgcaaaaaagtcATAATCAAAatg GGCCAACTTGGAACAATCAAGGAAGGGAATTTCCATGGCTGTCTAACGAGGGTCCGCTTTTAAATTCTGCTGACA
- the LOC107445000 gene encoding CCR4-NOT transcription complex subunit 4 isoform X4, with amino-acid sequence MSVHDDQNLECPLCMEPFEMDDFNFFPCTCGYQICRFCWHRIRTDENGLCPACRKQYPEDPADFKPLTVEEWQKIKNEKRQKDQLKKQKMSESRKHLANVRVVQKNLVFVVGLPARLADPEVLKKFDYFGKFGKIHKVVVNQSTTYAGSQVTGPSASAYVTYCRPEDALRAIKSVNNIQVDGRTLKASLGTTKYCSHFLKNQQCPKTDCMYLHELGDEAASFTKEDMQQGKHQEYEKKLQDQILGSNNRKQTVSPTPQISTSSAKESWPCTVQNVKESRTRTKDSSQSQKTEGKSNRFKNKHTSEGQKSKKGKSKSSESVQSVSKTSTKDESSAQRKSQKNKHKESTSAQSSGHSPVKRLERGSSPCERTSDVSDMNHKNAQTTFVHITDQSKPVSASIKIARSESPVLPPSPISSSSSSLFTPFGSLSSNFLSSSSPSPPPSNSNPLSFGNMGGSSPNLQEDSSPNETYAAPSMIETKSQSPNHLFSNNIENESLFSHMNYLPASTECNSYNSHLHSEEPSNTDNSDWNSTYSYEESQKQLPEDDLDFDPWNESSKGLADLMAKEAVHNPPTYSEMQTPPGFFQPIKTPVPNQQRISVPPPGFCSRQVPQTNTLNHMAGMYGPSNTGPTWNNQGREFPWLSNEGPLLNSADRSNAQLWMKALQQLTLEENTNQFNGHSSYVNPFALRGQWPTAQCPPPGFVAPNRSPVNTPFQHMQVNQKI; translated from the exons ATGTCAGTCCACGATGATCAAAACCTCGAG tGCCCGTTATGCATGGAACCTTTTGAGATGGATGATTTCAACTTCTTCCCTTGCACATGTGGTTATCAG ATCTGCAGATTTTGTTGGCACCGTATTCGAACAGATGAAAATGGATTGTGCCCCGCATGTAGAAAG caATATCCTGAAGATCCTGCAGACTTTAAACCACTCACAGTAGAAGA gtggcaaaaaataaaaaatgaaaaacgacAGAAAGACcaactgaaaaaacaaaaaatgtctgAAAGCAGGAAGCATTTAGCTAAtgttag agttgtacaaaaaaatctagtttttgtTGTTGGCTTACCAGCCAGATTAGCTGATCCagaagtcttaaaaaaattcgattattttggaaaatttggcAAGATTCACAAAGTGGTTGTGAATCAAAGTACAACGTATGCTGGTTCCCAGGTAACT gGCCCAAGTGCTAGTGCTTATGTAACATATTGTAGGCCAGAAGATGCTCTGAGAGCTATTAAGTCTGTAAATAATATTCAGGTTGATGGAAGAACGTTAAAAGCCTCTCTGGGGACCACTAAATATTGtagtcattttttgaaaaatcaacaaTGTCCGAAAACA gATTGCATGTATTTACATGAACTTGGTGATGAAGCTGCTAGTTTTACAAAAGAAGATATGCAACAGGG taaacATCAAGAATACGAAAAGAAATTACAAGATCAAATACTAGGTTCCAATAATAG aAAGCAAACAGTATCTCCAACACCACAAATTTCCACAAGTTCTGCTAAAGAATCTTGGCCATGTACAGTACAGAATGTTAAAGAATCTCGAACAAGAACAAAAGATTCATCACAAAGTCAAAAAACAGAAGGCAAAAGCAaccgttttaaaaataaacacacgTCAGAAGGACAAAAAAG CAAAAAAGGCAAAAGTAAATCTTCAGAATCTGTCCAAAGTGTGTCAAAAACTTCTACTAAAGATGAAAGTTCAGCACAAAGGAAAAGTCAAAAGAATAAACACAAAGAGTCAACTTCTGCACAATCTTCTGGTCATTCCCCTGTGAAGCGACTGGAAAGGGGGAGTTCTCCGTGTGAAAGAACCTCAGATGTTTCAGATATGAACCATAAAAATGCACAAACCACTTTTGTTCATATAACAGACCAATCAAAACCAGTCTCTGCAAGCATCAAAATAGCTCGCAGCGAAAGTCCAGTATTGCCACCTTCGCCCATATCTTCTTCAAGTTCCTCTCTCTTCACACCTTTTGGGAGCTTATCCAGCAACTTCTTATCCTCCTCGTCTCCCTCACCTCCTCCTAGCAATAGCAATCCACTTTCTTTCGGCAATATGGGTGGAAGTTCTCCAAACCTGCAGGAAGATAGTTCTCCCAATGAAACATATGCTGCCCCATCTATGATTGAAACCAAGAGCCAATCTCCTAATCATCTCTTTAGCAACAATATAGAAAATGAGTCTCTTTTTAGTCATATGAACTACCTACCTGCTTCAACAGAATGCAATTCTTATAATAGCCATCTGCACAGTGAAG AACCTTCTAACACAGATAACTCAGATTGGAATTCAACATACTCCTATGAAGAATCCCAAAAACAACTGCCTGAGGATGATTTAG ATTTTGATCCTTGGAACGAATCTTCTAAAGGTCTAGCTGATTTGATGGCCAAAGAAGCTGTACATAATCCCCCCACATATTCAGAAATGCAAACGCCCCCAGGATTTTTCCAACCCATTAAAACACCGGTGCCAAACCAACAAAGAATATCTGTTCCACCTCCTGGCTTCTGTTCCAGGCAAGTTCCTCAAACAAATACCCTCAACCACATGGCTGGAATGTATGGTCCTTCAAACACAG GGCCAACTTGGAACAATCAAGGAAGGGAATTTCCATGGCTGTCTAACGAGGGTCCGCTTTTAAATTCTGCTGACA